taataaaatgaaatttcggAATAATTTAactctttatttaatatttataatagtatttacaatttatatTAGTTTAACTATCTCTATTCCATTAAAAAATGGAAAGTTTTGGtatgtataaaaataataaaaattaattaaattgaaaccttgccataaataaaaaaaaaaaaagaaaataatgtgtgtttagaaaaaaaaaaaaaaaaaaaaaaaaattttaattgttaataaaaaataataataataataggcATATAACAGATACACACTATGATTTTATGTATATTGAAGGAGGTGATGAAGATAAACAATGTAGAGAGGTAACATACAAAAGTAAATATGAAAAAGGTGGTGCAtcatcaattggtaattATAAATGTGATACATCATTTGAACTATTACAATCATCATTTGAATATATGGTAAAACATGAAGAAAAACctgattttataatttggaCTGGTGATGTATGTATCCAacatatctttttttttattatttttaaaatttatatgtttatttattttattttttaaaaaacaacaaatagGATCCACCACATTTAGGTAATTCACAATTAAATGAAACATTAGTACTTcaatcaattacaaatatgacaaatttaattaaagggTATTTCCCAGATATACCAATATTTCCAAGTATTGGTAATCATGACAGTTATCCTCAACATCAGATTGGAGTTGGACCAAATTggttatttgaaaatgttgcACAATTATGGTCACCATTTCtatcaaatgattcaattgaaacttttaaattgGGTGGATACTATACTGAATTGGTTAGTGAAGGATTTAGAATAATATCATTGAATACAGTTTTCTATTATAATGAGAATAGACAATGTTTAAATCTAACTGACCCAGCTGGTCAATTATTATGGTTGAATGAAACATTGGCAAATGCATCTTTAGCAGGTGAAAGAGTTTGGATCATTGGTCATGTACCACCTGGTTATAATGAGAAATATGATGTTTTCAATTTTCATAAACAATTCAATGATGAATATTTATTCTCATTCTCTCAATATTCCGATATAATCGAATTTCATATCTATGGTCATGAACATACTGATACTTTTAGATTATTTTATGATGATCCAAATGATCATATAAATGATATTGAACCAACTGGTATTATGTTTTTATCACCATCTGTattgtattaatttattaaatttataaatta
This region of Dictyostelium discoideum AX4 chromosome 3 chromosome, whole genome shotgun sequence genomic DNA includes:
- the sgmC gene encoding metallophosphoesterase domain-containing protein; amino-acid sequence: MKFRNNLTLYLIFIIVFTIYISLTISIPLKNGKFWHITDTHYDFMYIEGGDEDKQCREVTYKSKYEKGGASSIGNYKCDTSFELLQSSFEYMVKHEEKPDFIIWTGDDPPHLGNSQLNETLVLQSITNMTNLIKGYFPDIPIFPSIGNHDSYPQHQIGVGPNWLFENVAQLWSPFLSNDSIETFKLGGYYTELVSEGFRIISLNTVFYYNENRQCLNLTDPAGQLLWLNETLANASLAGERVWIIGHVPPGYNEKYDVFNFHKQFNDEYLFSFSQYSDIIEFHIYGHEHTDTFRLFYDDPNDHINDIEPTGIMFLSPSLTPWMNQFLPALPNNPGLRLYEYNITSFALLDYYQFWTNLTDNIISGNIDWQLEYRATEFFNTFNLSPVSMYEAYLLIQSVTSQLLKFHFYNSVSYPTKGCDEICKKIQLCSIRHPFTKGFKECLVEI